The genomic region CGCCCCGACGGTGGCCCGGCTGCTCGGCCACTGGACCACCCTGCTGAGCGCCGCCGTCCGCGCACCCGGCACCCGGCTGTCCGCACTGCCGATGCTCACCGCGGCCGAGCTGGAGCGGGAGCTGCACGGCTGGAACGACACCGACGGCGAGTTCCCCGCCGGACAGCGGGTGGACCAGCTGTTCGCCCGCCAGGCGGCCCGGACCCCCGAAGCGGCCGCCGTGATCGACGCGTCCGGCACCCTGGACTACCGGTCCCTGGACGCCTGGGCCGCACGGATCGCCCACCGGCTTCGGCGGGCCGGCGTCGGGCCGGACGTGCCGGTGGCGCTGTGCCTGGAGCGCGGGGCCGGACTCAGCGCCGCCATGCTCGGCACGCTGCGCGCCGGCGGCGCCTTCCTCGGGCTGGACCCGTCCTATCCGGCCGACCGGCTGGCCTTCATGCTCGCCGACGCGGGCCCGGCCGTGGTGCTGGCCGACCGGTCCACCGCGGGTGCGCTCCCGCCCGGCACCGAGCCGCTGCTGCTGGAGGAGATCCCCGCCGACGGACCCGAGTTCGGCCGTACCGACAGCGAGTTCGGCCGTACCGGAGGCGGAGCGACGGGAGCGGGCGAGACCAACCTGGCGTACCTGGTGTACACCTCCGGCTCCACCGGGCGCCCCAAGGGCGTCGCCGTGACCCACCGCGCCATCGTCAACACCTTCGCGGGACTGGCCCGTTCGCACGGCTTCGGCCCCGGCGACCGGATGATCGCGCTGCACTCGCCGAGCTTCGACCCGGCCGTGCACGACTGCCTGGCCCCGCTGGTGGCCGGAGGCACCGTCGTCTTCCCCGCGCAGGACACCGTCCGCGACCCGCGGCACTGGGCCGAGCTGGTCGCGCACCACCGGGTGACCGTGTGGTCGATGGGGCCGGCCGGTACCGAGGCGATGCTGGCCGCCGCCGAGGAACACGGCCTGGCCCTGGACAGCCTGCGCACCGCGATGATCGGCGGCGACGTCCTGCCGCCCGCGCTGCCGCCGCGGCTGCGGGCCGTCGCCCCCGGCTGCCGGGTGGTCAACTCGGCCGGTGTGGCCGAGGCCGCCTTCTGCAACAACGAGTACCTGGTCCCCGAGGACGCCGGGCCGGGCCCGGTGCCCTACGGCCGCCCGCTGCTCAACCAGCGCCTGCTGGTGCTGGACGGACTGCTGCGCGCGGTACCGGCCGGGGTCCCCGGCGAACTGTGCGTGGCGGGCGAGGGCCTGGCCCGCGGCTACCTGGGCCGCCCCGGCCTGACCGCCGAGCGCTTCGTACCGCACCCGTACGGCCGGGTGCCGGGGGAGCGCCTCTACCGCACGGGCGACCTGGCCCGCCGCCGGGCCGACGGCGAACTGGAGCTGCTCGGCCGGGCCGACAACCAGGTCAAGATCCGCGGCTTCCGGGTCGAGCCGGGCGAGGTGACCGGCGTCCTGCTCGGCCACCCGGCCGTGGCCGACGCGGTCGTGGTGGCCCGCGAGGCCGCCCCCGGCGACCGGCGCCTGGCCGCCTACTGGGTGCCCGCGGCCCGCCCGGACGGCGCCCCGGTGTCCGACGCCGAGCTGGCCGCCTGGCTGCGCGAGCGGCTCCCCGGCCATATGGTCCCCGCGCTGTGGACCGAGCTGGCGGCCCTGCCGCTCTCGCCCAACGGCAAGGTGGACCGGGCCGCGCTGCCCGAACCGGCCGCGGCGGCCGACACCGCGGACCGCCTCGCCCCCCGCACCGCCGACGAGGCCGCCGTCGCCACGATCTGGCAGCGGCTGCTGGAGCTGCCCGAGGTCGGTGTGCTGGACGACTTCTTCGACCTCGGCGGCCACTCGCTGCTCGCCAACCGGCTGGTCAGCGCGCTGCGCGCGGAGTTCGGCGTGGAAGTGCGGCTGCGCGAGGTGTTCGCCGCGACCACGGTGGCCGCGCAGGCCGGGCTGGTCGGGCGACTGCGCTCGGCCGAGGGTGCGGCGCCCGCCGCCCCGCTGCCGCCGGTCACACCCGCGGACCGCTCCCGCCCCCTGCCGCTCTCCTTCGCCCAGCAGCGGATGTGGCTCTTCGACCGCTTCGCCCCCGGCAACCCGGCCTACCACGTGCCCACCGCGGTACGGATCGGCGGCGACCTGGACCCGGTGGCGCTGGCCGCCGCGCTGCGCGCGCTGATGGCCCGGCACGAGGTGCTGCGCACGGTGGTGCCGGAGACGGACGGCGCCCCGACGCAGCGCGTCCTGCCGGTCGGCGAGGCCCCGCTGACCGTCCGCGAACTCGCCGTCGGCGAGCGGGCCGAGGACCTGGTCGACGCGTTCGTCACCCGTCCCTTCGACCTGGCGGCCGAGGCGCCGCTGCGCGCCCTGCTCCTGCGGATCGCCCCGGCCGAGCACCTGCTGGTACTGGTGATCCACCACATCGCGCTCGACGGCTGGTCGATGGGCGTACTGGTCGAGGACCTGGCCGCGCTCTACGACGGCCACGACCTGCCGCCGCTGCCCGTGCAGTACGCCGACTACGCCCGGTGGCAGGCCGACCGGGCCGCCGAGGGCCGCTGGACCGAGCAGCTGGAGCACTGGCGCGGGCGGCTGGCCGGACCGCTGCCGGTACTGGAACTGCCCACCGACCGGCCCCGCCCGGCCACCCCGAGCCTGGCCGGTGCGGTCCACGAGTTCACCCTGTCCGCGGAGCTGACGCAGCGGCTGCGCTCCCTCGGCACCCGGCACGGCGCCACCCTGTTCATGGTGCTGCTCGCCGGCTACCAGACGCTGCTGGGACGGCTCTCGGGCGCTGAGGACGTGCTCGTCGGCACCCCCGTCGCGGGCCGCGGCCAGCGTGAACTGGACGGCCTGGTGGGCTGCTTCGTCAACACCCTCGCTCTGCGCGGCGACCTGTCCGGTGACCCCGCCTTCGCCGAGCTGCTGGAGCGCACCCGCGACCGCGCGCTCGCCGACTTCGACTGCCAGGAAGTGCCGTTCGAGCAGGTGCTGGACGCCATCGGGGCCGAGCGCGACCCCGCCCGGCACCCGGTGTTCCAGACCATGCTGACCCTGCAGAGCGCCCGCCCGCCCCGGGCGGGATTCGACGGCCTGGACGTCGAGCCGGTGGACGCGCAGACCGGCTCCTGCCTGATGGACCTGATGTTCACCGCCGCCGAGCAGGACGGATGCCTGGCCTTCACGGTGGAGTACGCGACGGACCTGTTCGACGCGCAGAGCATCGCCCGCCTGGCGCACCGCTTCGGCGTACTGCTGGAGGCCGCGGCCGACGCGCCGCGCACCGCCCTGTCCCGGCTTCCGCTGCTGGACGCCGAGGAGCGCCGTACCGCGCTCACCGACTGGAACGCCACCGCCCGCCCCCTCCCGTCCGGCGGCCTGCACGACCTGGTGGCGGCGGCAGCGGCCCGCACCCCCGGCGCCCCGGCGCTGGAGCACGAGGGCCGCACGACCAGCTACGCCGAACTGGAGGCCGCCGCCGAGCGGTGCGCCGCCCGGCTGCGCGCGCTGGGCGTCGGCGGGCAGAGCGTGGTCGCGGTGCACGCGGCCCCGACGCCGCAGCTGGTCACCGCCCTGCTCGGGGTGCTGAAGGCGGGCGCGGCGTTCACCACGCTCGACCCGGCGCTGCCCGAACAGCGGCTGCGCCTGCTGCTGGAACTGTCCGGCGCACGGCTGGTGCTCACCGACGGCAGCGAGTCCGGCGGGCTCCTGGACGGGGTCCAGGTGGCCCCGATCGAGGCGGCGGCCGCGCCGGACGGGACCGCCCCGGCGACCGGCACCGAGACCGCACCGGACGCGCTGGCCTGCGTCTTCTTCACGTCCGGCACCACCGGTTCCCCCAAGGGCTCGATGTTCACCCACCGGGGCCTGGTCAACTTCACCCTCGCGATGGCCGAGGAATTCCGGCTGGCTCCCGGCGACCGCTTCCTGCAACTGGCCTCCACCGGCTTCGACGTACTGCTGGAGGAGCTGTTCCCGGCCCTGGCCACCGGTGCCACCGTCGTGCTGCCCGGTGCCCGGCTGCTGGCCGGCGGCGTCGACCTGACCGGCTACCTGGCCGAGCACCGGATCACCGGCCTGGAACTGACCACCGCCTACTGGCACGACTGGGCCGCCGAACTGGAGCGCACCGGCGCCGCGCTCCCCGCGGACCTGCGCTTCGTGGCGATGGGCGGCGAGCGGGTGCGCCGGGACCGGCTGGCCGCCTGGCAGCGGCTCGGGGTGCCACTGGTGCACGTGTACGGGCTGACCGAGGTGACCTGCACCTCGACCACCCGGCGCGTCACCGGCGAACCGGTGGACGGCGACGGCCTGCCGATCGGCCGCCCGCTGGCCAACACCACCGTCTACCTGCTGGACCCGGCCGGAGCGCCCGTACCGATCGGCTCCCCGGGCGA from Streptomyces sp. NBC_00190 harbors:
- a CDS encoding non-ribosomal peptide synthetase, which produces MSAAASEPSAATPTPDRAPVKEHPVATTPRTVEVLPTSAAQRRFWLIDRLEGPSGVYNTAAALRLRGPLATEHLHRAFQQLVDRHEALRTVFPARDGAPVQLVLPRRAFELGLTEAAGSGEEEVRALAGRLAEQPFDLAKGPLMRAELIVLGPREHLLVVVLHHIVVDRWSFGLLMSELSECYAALAEQRPVRLPELPVRYADHVAGRQALLDGGLGERLLDYWRGQLAGAPEALELPGDRPRPPVRSFRGASVPVRLDAAASQAVRDLCRTAGATPFMVLLAAFQAVLARHAGTEDVVVATGPATRAPGAELLVGSLVNTVLLRTSLAGDPTFAELVERVRGTALDAFDRQELPFDRLVEELAPSRDLSRNPLAQIGFVLQNAPATTPALTGLAVEPVSVARDSAHLDLDLQLAEEDGCFTGFAEFALDLFDAPTVARLLGHWTTLLSAAVRAPGTRLSALPMLTAAELERELHGWNDTDGEFPAGQRVDQLFARQAARTPEAAAVIDASGTLDYRSLDAWAARIAHRLRRAGVGPDVPVALCLERGAGLSAAMLGTLRAGGAFLGLDPSYPADRLAFMLADAGPAVVLADRSTAGALPPGTEPLLLEEIPADGPEFGRTDSEFGRTGGGATGAGETNLAYLVYTSGSTGRPKGVAVTHRAIVNTFAGLARSHGFGPGDRMIALHSPSFDPAVHDCLAPLVAGGTVVFPAQDTVRDPRHWAELVAHHRVTVWSMGPAGTEAMLAAAEEHGLALDSLRTAMIGGDVLPPALPPRLRAVAPGCRVVNSAGVAEAAFCNNEYLVPEDAGPGPVPYGRPLLNQRLLVLDGLLRAVPAGVPGELCVAGEGLARGYLGRPGLTAERFVPHPYGRVPGERLYRTGDLARRRADGELELLGRADNQVKIRGFRVEPGEVTGVLLGHPAVADAVVVAREAAPGDRRLAAYWVPAARPDGAPVSDAELAAWLRERLPGHMVPALWTELAALPLSPNGKVDRAALPEPAAAADTADRLAPRTADEAAVATIWQRLLELPEVGVLDDFFDLGGHSLLANRLVSALRAEFGVEVRLREVFAATTVAAQAGLVGRLRSAEGAAPAAPLPPVTPADRSRPLPLSFAQQRMWLFDRFAPGNPAYHVPTAVRIGGDLDPVALAAALRALMARHEVLRTVVPETDGAPTQRVLPVGEAPLTVRELAVGERAEDLVDAFVTRPFDLAAEAPLRALLLRIAPAEHLLVLVIHHIALDGWSMGVLVEDLAALYDGHDLPPLPVQYADYARWQADRAAEGRWTEQLEHWRGRLAGPLPVLELPTDRPRPATPSLAGAVHEFTLSAELTQRLRSLGTRHGATLFMVLLAGYQTLLGRLSGAEDVLVGTPVAGRGQRELDGLVGCFVNTLALRGDLSGDPAFAELLERTRDRALADFDCQEVPFEQVLDAIGAERDPARHPVFQTMLTLQSARPPRAGFDGLDVEPVDAQTGSCLMDLMFTAAEQDGCLAFTVEYATDLFDAQSIARLAHRFGVLLEAAADAPRTALSRLPLLDAEERRTALTDWNATARPLPSGGLHDLVAAAAARTPGAPALEHEGRTTSYAELEAAAERCAARLRALGVGGQSVVAVHAAPTPQLVTALLGVLKAGAAFTTLDPALPEQRLRLLLELSGARLVLTDGSESGGLLDGVQVAPIEAAAAPDGTAPATGTETAPDALACVFFTSGTTGSPKGSMFTHRGLVNFTLAMAEEFRLAPGDRFLQLASTGFDVLLEELFPALATGATVVLPGARLLAGGVDLTGYLAEHRITGLELTTAYWHDWAAELERTGAALPADLRFVAMGGERVRRDRLAAWQRLGVPLVHVYGLTEVTCTSTTRRVTGEPVDGDGLPIGRPLANTTVYLLDPAGAPVPIGSPGELHLGGAGLARGYLGRPGLTAERFVPDPYGEPGARLYRTGDLARHRADGEVEFIGRADQQVKIRGHRIEPGEVEAQLAGRPEVGAAAVVVREDEPGEKRLVGYVVAAPGTEPDVFELRAALRERLPEYLVPSSIVLLPALPLNGNGKLDRGALPRPGRAELTGGAAVAPRTPAEAEIAELAGELLGLPAVGVHDNLFDLGLHSLLAARFAARVRETCQVDVPLRVFYEAPTVAELALRVVQLQAEATDPDDLARLLAELEAEDGLATA